The Streptomyces hundungensis genome contains the following window.
AGCGGGTCCTGGAGCGCTTCACCTGGCGCCGCGCCGCCCTCGGCACCGCCGACCTCTACCGCTCCGCCATCGCCGCCCAGGGCCGCTCGGCCCGGAAGGCAGCCAGGTGAGCCGGAGCACGAACCCCGGGCGCCCCGCGCCCGACCCCCGGTGCCGCCCCGCGTCCCCGGTGTGCGGCCGCACCGCGGCCCCGGGGGGTGCCTGGTGACGCGGCGCCCCCCACACCCCGGCCGACCCCATCCCCCCGTCCGCGAAAGCAGGCCTCCGTGCTGACCGTCGACTTCTCCCGCTTCCCGCTCGCCCCGGGCGACCGTGTGCTCGACCTGGGCTGCGGCGCGGGCCGGCACGCCTTCGAGTGTTACCGGCGCGGCGCCCAGGTCGTGGCGCTCGACCAGAACGCCGAGGAGATCCGCGAGGTCGCCACGTGGTTCGCCGCAATGAAGGAGGCCGGCGAGGCACCCGAGGGGGCGACCGCCACCGCGATGGAGGGCGACGCGCTCAACCTGCCCTTCCCCGACGAGTCCTTCGACGTCGTGATCATCTCCGAGGTCATGGAGCACATCCCTGACGACAAGGGCGTGCTCGCCGAGATGGTCCGCGTCCTCAAGCCCGGCGGCCGCATCGCGGTCACCGTGCCGCGCTACGGACCCGAGAAGGTGTGCTGGGCGCTGTCCGACGCGTACCACGAGGTCGAGGGCGGCCACATCCGCATCTACAAGGCGGACGAGCTCATCGGCAAGATGCGGCAGGCCGGACTCAAGCCGTACGGCACCCACCACGCGCACGCGCTGCACTCGCCGTACTGGTGGCTCAAGTGCGCCTTCGGCGTCGACAACGACAAGGCGCTGCCGGTGCGGGCGTACCACCAGCTGCTGGTCTGGGACATCATGAAGACGCCCGGCATCAGCAC
Protein-coding sequences here:
- a CDS encoding class I SAM-dependent methyltransferase, whose product is MLTVDFSRFPLAPGDRVLDLGCGAGRHAFECYRRGAQVVALDQNAEEIREVATWFAAMKEAGEAPEGATATAMEGDALNLPFPDESFDVVIISEVMEHIPDDKGVLAEMVRVLKPGGRIAVTVPRYGPEKVCWALSDAYHEVEGGHIRIYKADELIGKMRQAGLKPYGTHHAHALHSPYWWLKCAFGVDNDKALPVRAYHQLLVWDIMKTPGISTVTRLAERALNPVVGKSFVAYATKPHLPALPEKSAAK